CGCGCTTGGTGCGTGCGTTCGTCCGTGTGCGCTGCCCGCGAACCGGCAGGTTCCGCCGATGCCGCAGCCCGCGGTAGCACCCAATCTCGGTGAGCCGCTTGATGTTCATGTTCACCTCGCGGCGCAGGTCGCCTTCCACCCGATAGTTCTTGTCAATGAACTCGCGGAGCGTCGCAATCTCCGACTCCGAGAGATCCTTGACCCGAATGTCCGGGTTGACTCCGGTACGCGCCAGAATCTCCCGACTGGTGGAAGGACCGATCCCGTAGATGTACGTCAGTGCGACTTCCACGCGCTTGTCGCGAGGCAAGTCAACTCCAGCAATACGTGCCATGCCTTACTTTCCTCCTAGAATCGTAGCCCTCACGGCCGAACCCACGCAACGCCTAACCCTGGCGCTGCTTGTGCTTGGGATTGGTGCAAATCACGCGCACCACCCCGCGCCGTCGGATAATCTTGCATTTTTCGCAGCGTCGCTTCACAGAACCGCTGACCTTCATGACCTATCGCCTCCCAATTCCTTTCTGCTACAAAACCGTGAGCACCTGCGGCTCCCCGTCGGTAACCGCAACGGTATGCTCAAAGTGGGCAGACAGCCGCCCATCTTCCGTTACCACCGTCCAGCCGTCGCTCAGCACCTTCGTCTTCCACGTGCCCAGGTTGACCATGGGCTCCAACGCGAAGGTCATCCCCTCGCGCAGGATGTACCCCGTTCCGGGCCGCCCGAAATTCGGGATTTGCGGATCCTCGTGCATCTGCCTGCCGATGCCGTGGCCGGTGTATTCGCGCACCACCGACAGCCCTCGGCTCTCCACCCACTCCTGGATGGCCGCCGAGATGTCGCCGGTACGCAGGCCCACCCTGGCCTTGGCGATCCCCGCCCACAGCGCGCCTTCGGTAACCTCCAGCAGCCGCCGCGCCTCGGGGCTAATCGCCCCGATGGGAATCGTGATGGCCGCGT
Above is a genomic segment from Chloroflexota bacterium containing:
- the rpsM gene encoding 30S ribosomal protein S13, which gives rise to MARIAGVDLPRDKRVEVALTYIYGIGPSTSREILARTGVNPDIRVKDLSESEIATLREFIDKNYRVEGDLRREVNMNIKRLTEIGCYRGLRHRRNLPVRGQRTRTNARTKRGARKTVPGKKRSRAKK
- the rpmJ gene encoding 50S ribosomal protein L36, translating into MKVSGSVKRRCEKCKIIRRRGVVRVICTNPKHKQRQG
- the map gene encoding type I methionyl aminopeptidase encodes the protein MVTLKSGRELKLMREAGRIVAQVLEAMKAKAAPGVTTAELNEEAERLIRKMGAIPSFKGYHGYPAAICTSINEQVVHGIPDGRRLNEGDILSVDVGAIFKGYQGDAAITIPIGAISPEARRLLEVTEGALWAGIAKARVGLRTGDISAAIQEWVESRGLSVVREYTGHGIGRQMHEDPQIPNFGRPGTGYILREGMTFALEPMVNLGTWKTKVLSDGWTVVTEDGRLSAHFEHTVAVTDGEPQVLTVL